The Gemmatimonadaceae bacterium genome includes a window with the following:
- a CDS encoding M23 family metallopeptidase: MPAPPAIGPAADERLYDGRRGVVTEDDLARLRARQLAVPVLGRYPADVSDTFRAGRSGGRQHNASDIMAPRGTLVLSADDGVIQRLSSNALGGITVYATDVEERFVYYYAHLEAYAPDLAVGQRVRRGDVLGYVGTTGNAPPDAPHLHFQIMRVLDRSRLWDGVPVDPRPFLQLPGALR; encoded by the coding sequence GTGCCGGCGCCACCGGCCATCGGGCCGGCGGCTGACGAGCGGCTGTACGACGGCCGGCGGGGGGTGGTGACGGAGGACGATCTCGCGCGGCTCCGGGCTCGGCAGCTGGCCGTGCCTGTGCTGGGGCGCTATCCCGCTGATGTCTCGGACACCTTCCGGGCCGGGCGGAGTGGTGGGCGGCAGCACAACGCCAGCGACATCATGGCGCCGCGCGGGACGCTGGTGTTGAGTGCGGACGACGGGGTGATCCAGCGGCTGTCGAGCAATGCGCTCGGCGGGATCACCGTCTATGCGACCGATGTAGAGGAGCGGTTCGTGTACTACTACGCGCATCTGGAGGCGTACGCGCCGGATCTTGCAGTGGGGCAGCGCGTGCGTCGTGGTGACGTCCTCGGTTACGTTGGGACGACGGGGAACGCGCCGCCCGATGCGCCGCATCTCCATTTCCAGATCATGCGGGTGCTGGACCGCAGCCGACTGTGGGATGGTGTCCCGGTTGACCCGCGGCCGTTCCTGCAGCTCCCCGGGGCATTGCGATGA
- a CDS encoding nucleoside triphosphate pyrophosphohydrolase family protein, whose protein sequence is MTLDEYQQLAARTIGTRTHADQLSNMALGLAGEAGETADMLKKHLFHGKPLDHDEVIKELGDVMWYVAGMATAIGASLDDVAQRNVDKLRKRYPDGFSAEASARRADVEK, encoded by the coding sequence ATGACCCTCGACGAGTACCAGCAGCTCGCCGCCCGCACCATCGGCACTCGCACCCACGCCGACCAGCTCTCCAACATGGCGCTCGGCCTCGCCGGCGAAGCGGGCGAGACGGCCGACATGCTCAAGAAGCACCTCTTCCACGGAAAGCCGCTCGACCACGACGAAGTCATCAAGGAACTCGGCGATGTCATGTGGTACGTCGCCGGGATGGCCACCGCCATCGGCGCCTCCCTCGATGACGTCGCCCAGCGCAACGTCGACAAGCTCCGGAAACGCTACCCTGACGGTTTCTCCGCCGAAGCCAGTGCGCGTCGCGCCGACGTTGAGAAGTAA